In the genome of Misgurnus anguillicaudatus chromosome 11, ASM2758022v2, whole genome shotgun sequence, one region contains:
- the LOC141368837 gene encoding uncharacterized protein has translation MQMDALKSNRGHKIVVSSSLYTKNMYHIVSFLDTQEVEVVPAVWVKNGICLWPPYKGEGIQRATKCLEQPRESWSAYKIKIMYTAESYGEARRKLPLAELQTDLQSEAELESQRPPKRKTKRNRRLLEDYDTDDEAIAPQKDNLPHAPQIQPPPKRICSSTEVQPSPQRQPQPSICPQKSSCLTRIPETPGPSLLDISPSIEMQERNLGSSLRQAIDMPEPMPTLPFHNTPSSARSSQHITGHQNETTLQSPDHAVESLWHYDSLTPRVQTKRLPSNDPFQRSILHDILTKLEIVMEQQRRLVRMVQDLKQNNVGEITEDNHLTPKYFPVEDLRSFTSLESDLQSAPETRRKVVLELGLLGGVDLKDTVWRIMKQAIKNDFAKTINWRGLNGKTPFQNLELKSVVIEAVRRNPVCAQITEQEVEQVIRRWFYFAGDREGGRKKRTLQNLNFNN, from the exons atgcaaatGGACGCTTTAAAGTCCAACAGGGGACACAAGATTGTTGTTAGTTCTTCACTCTACACAA AAAACATGTACCACATTGTGAGCTTTCTTGATACCCAAGAAGTGGAGGTTGTGCCAGCAGTCTGGGTAAAAAATGGGATTTGTTTATGGCCTCCATATAAGGGTGAAGGAATTCAGAGGGCAACCAAGTGTTTGGAGCAACCTAGGGAGTCTTGGTCtgcttataaaataaaaattatgtataCTGCAG AAAGCTATGGTGAAGCACGCCGGAAGCTGCCGCTTGCTGAGCTACAGACTGATCTCCAGTCTGAGGCAGAGCTTGAGTCCCAGAGGCCACCAAAACGCAAAACAAA ACGAAACCGGCGCCTTTTGGAAGATTATGACACTGATGACGAGGCTATTGCACCCCAAAAAGACAATTTGCCACATGCCCCGCAAATACAACCACCACCTAAAAGGATTTGTTCATCTACTGAGGTACAACCAAGTCCTCAAAGACAACCTCAACCCTCCATATGTCCTCAGAAGTCCTCGTGTCTGACACGGATCCCAGAAACTCCAGGCCCATCCTTGTTGGACATAAGCCCTTCAATTGAAATGCAAGAGAGAAATCTTGGGTCTTCATTACGCCAAGCAATAGATATGCCTGAACCGATGCCTACCCTGCCTTTTCACAATACACCGTCTTCTGCCAGATCATCACAGCATATCACAGGACATCAAAATGAAACCACTTTACAGTCTCCTGATCACGCAGTGGAATCACTGTGGCATTATGACTCTTTGACTCCCAGAGTCCAGACAAAGCGCCTCCCAAGCAACGATCCATTCCAGAGAT CAATTCTTCATGACATTTTGACAAAACTTGAAATAGTTATGGAGCAGCAAAGACGTCTTGTAAGAATGGTTCAAGATCTCAAACAAAACAATGTTGGTGAGATCACGGAGGATAACCACTTAACTCCAAAATATTTTCCAGTTGAAGATTTAAGATCATTCACTTCCCTGGAAAGTGATCTTCAATCCGCACCGGAAACGAGACGAAAAGTG gTACTCGAACTTGGATTGCTGGGTGGGGTGGACTTGAAGGATACGGTTTGGAGAATAATGAAGCAGGCGATTAAAAATGACTTTGCTAAAACCATTAACTGGAGAGGTTTAAATGGAAAAACGCCATTCCAAAATTTGGAGCTTAAAAGTGTTGTCATTG AGGCTGTAAGAAGAAATCCAGTTTGTGCCCAAATTACTGAGCAGGAGGTTGAACAAGTTATTAGACGGTGGTTTTACTTTGCTGGTGATCGTGAGGGTGGCAGAAAAAAAAGAACAttacaaaatttaaattttaataactga